In the Candidatus Flexicrinis proximus genome, one interval contains:
- a CDS encoding winged helix-turn-helix domain-containing protein — protein sequence MWPDEDVFEDTRGYICQLRRKLEADSHHPHYIRTERGIGYMFTVKPQEAVE from the coding sequence GTGTGGCCGGACGAGGATGTCTTCGAAGATACGCGCGGGTACATATGCCAGCTGCGCCGCAAGCTGGAGGCCGACAGCCACCATCCGCACTATATCCGCACCGAGCGCGGGATCGGCTATATGTTCACGGTGAAGCCGCAGGAAGCCGTCGAGTAG